The following coding sequences lie in one Primulina huaijiensis isolate GDHJ02 chromosome 2, ASM1229523v2, whole genome shotgun sequence genomic window:
- the LOC140962755 gene encoding uncharacterized protein — MGKKKREYEAMGQDDLSSVNGASQSNEKQRKKKKKIKEQQKYVETVANEMPTVSIAVPGSIINNAQSLELATRLAGQVARAATIFRIDEIIVVDNKSISEDTSTETVLNNSDDNESGAAFLLRILTYLETPQYLRKDLFPKHNSLRFVGLLSPLDAPHHLRKHEWCSYREGITRKNLVGGSVGTLVDVGLSKNVVVDEVVEAGARVTVAMGTNRNIDRDQLRKIVPPSTPREEGMYWGYRVRYASNISSVFKNSPYKGGYDHRIGTSEHGLVINSSELSLPSFRHLLIAFGGLAGLEECVEEDENLKGKTVLDVFDLYLNTCPHQGSRTIRTEEAIFISLQYFQEPINRVSKKYQGLN; from the exons ATGGGGAAGAAGAAGAGAGAATACGAAGCAATGGGCCAAGATGATCTTTCTTCCGTAAACGGCGCTTCTCAATCTAACGAAAAGCAAcggaaaaagaagaagaaaatcaaaGAGCAGCAGAAATACGTCGAAACTGTAGCAAATGAGATGCCTACAGTTAGCATTGCTGTTCCTGGGTCCATTATTAATAACGCTCAGTCCCTTGAACTAGCTACTCGt TTGGCTGGCCAGGTTGCTCGTGCGGCCACCATTTTTAGAATAGACGAG ATCATTGTGGTTGATAACAAAAGTATATCTGAGGACACATCCACTGAAACAGTGTTAAACAATTCAGATGACAATGAGAGTGGTGCTGCTTTTCTTCTGAGAATCTTGACATATCTCGAGACCCCACAGTATCTCAGGAAGGATCTTTTCCCTAAGCATAACAGTTTGAGATTTGTG GGTCTGTTATCTCCACTTGATGCCCCCCACCATTTGCGTAAGCATGAATGGTGTTCATATAGAGAAG GCATCACAAGGAAAAACCTAGTTGGAGGTTCTGTAGGGACGCTTGTTGATGTGGGTCTTAGCAAG AACGTTGTGGTCGATGAAGTAGTTGAAGCAGGAGCAAGAGTAACAGTAGCAATGGGAACTAATCGTAATATAGATAGAG ATCAACTACGGAAAATTGTCCCACCTTCCACGCCAAGAGAAGAGGGCATGTACTGGGGATATAGAGTTCGATATGCTTCCAACATTAGTTCTGTGTTCAAGAATTCCCCATACAAG GGAGGATATGATCACCGGATTGGTACTTCTGAGCATGGTTTAGTTATTAATTCATCGGAACTTTCTCTACCGTCATTCAG GCACCTTCTAATAGCTTTTGGCGGTCTCGCGGGGTTGGAAGAGTGTGTTGAAGAagatgaaaatttgaag GGGAAAACAGTGCTCGATGTTTTTGATTTGTACCTCAACACATGTCCTCATCAAGGAAGCAGGACAATTCGGACAGAG GAAGCAATCTTTATATCGCTTCAGTATTTTCAAGAACCGATAAACCGTGTTTCAAAGAAATATCAAGGTTTGAATTAG
- the LOC140958667 gene encoding protein FANTASTIC FOUR 3-like, whose product MSATVCEIAATTIKLSVSEAAPPTPASDFQFTSWGFRRIFCDDPTNSKGSLDDYSFYPDPLSEKSSIARLSAKSLEMCTENLGSETGTDTIPDVGSIFSSSISSFDQENSLSFKGSDQEKLKNKVKQPPRYEEASSCRKFPPPLTTMSGTGSIQVRRHCEGGRLIIEAVERPLRNSYLQVERSGGRLRLCYLTDSESDSDHDTTEPPQEEDEAGGGFESGTEEFGFQILSRCKERRHENGGLCSNWKPAFWVATS is encoded by the coding sequence ATGTCAGCCACAGTGTGTGAAATAGCCGCCACCACTATAAAGCTCAGTGTTTCGGAGGCGGCGCCTCCCACGCCGGCGTCGGATTTTCAGTTCACCAGCTGGGGTTTTCGCCGGATCTTCTGTGATGATCCCACGAACAGCAAAGGATCACTGGACGATTATAGTTTTTATCCAGACCCTTTAAGTGAAAAATCCTCAATTGCGAGGCTCAGTGCTAAAAGCCTCGAAATGTGCACGGAAAATTTGGGGAGCGAAACGGGCACTGATACCATTCCCGATGTTGGCAGCATTTTCTCGTCTTCTATTTCGTCTTTCGATCAGGAGAACTCGTTGAGCTTTAAAGGAAGCGATCAAGAAAAGTTGAAGAACAAAGTGAAGCAGCCGCCGAGATACGAAGAGGCAAGTTCGTGTCGGAAATTCCCACCGCCGCTGACGACGATGAGTGGGACAGGTTCAATACAGGTCCGCCGCCACTGCGAAGGCGGCAGGCTGATTATCGAGGCGGTGGAGAGGCCGTTGAGGAATTCTTATCTGCAGGTGGAGAGGAGTGGCGGCAGGCTCAGGCTGTGTTATCTGACGGATTCTGAGTCTGACTCGGATCATGACACGACGGAGCCGCCTCAGGAGGAAGATGAAGCCGGAGGGGGTTTTGAATCGGGGACGGAAGAATTCGGATTCCAAATTTTGAGTCGCTGTAAGGAAAGGAGGCATGAAAATGGTGGGTTGTGTAGTAATTGGAAACCTGCATTTTGGGTGGCAACTTCTTGA